In a genomic window of Carassius gibelio isolate Cgi1373 ecotype wild population from Czech Republic chromosome A3, carGib1.2-hapl.c, whole genome shotgun sequence:
- the LOC127948929 gene encoding somatostatin receptor type 5-like: protein MELTSVDASAVLGIWGSGSIPGFLLNESILNDTCFLNTSNCTNGSDAANRAGTSMAGILIPLIYIIVCIVGLGGNSLVIHIVLHYSKTESVTNIYILNLAIADELFMLGLPFLAVQNAMHSWPFGSFTCRLVMTVDGINQFTSIFCLTVMSIDRYLAVVHPIRSSKWRRPQVAKAVNGTIWAVSFLVVLPVVIFANVQREGGICNIIWPEPANIWGAAFIIYTSTVGFFFPLLVICMCYLLIVIKIRSSGKKVHATSTKRRKSERKVTRMVVIVVAVFVFCWMPFYALNIINLVESLRDEPQGLHLFVVVLSYANSCANPIVYGFLSDNFKRGFRKALCRSTRRVENHEPTKQQNQEEGRRVLMPRESLRRTVRDEEDEDEEEYREEVTEMTEICRITQNANGNGQPESTRALFLERPSGTGVSETCSPDRRGTGVDVLGKGPSFGPAATLLNGAKNGNVKTLPEEPVEKNASLEISYL, encoded by the coding sequence ATGGAGCTGACCTCAGTAGACGCCTCTGCTGTGCTGGGCATATGGGGCAGTGGCTCCATTCCTGGTTTCCTCCTTAATGAGAGCATTCTCAATGACACTTGCTTCCTCAATACTTCAAACTGCACTAATGGAAGTGATGCAGCGAACCGAGCAGGAACAAGCATGGCAGGAATCCTCATTCCTCTTATTTACATCATTGTCTGCATCGTTGGCCTGGGAGGAAACTCACTGGTCATTCACATAGTCCTGCACTACTCCAAGACAGAGTCAGTGACCAACATCTACATCCTGAATCTAGCTATAGCTGATGAACTTTTCATGCTGGGCCTGCCGTTCCTCGCTGTGCAGAACGCCATGCACTCCTGGCCCTTCGGCTCATTCACGTGCAGATTAGTCATGACCGTTGACGGCATTAACCAGTTCACCAGCATTTTCTGCCTCACTGTGATGAGCATTGATCGCTACCTGGCCGTGGTTCATCCTATTCGGTCCTCTAAATGGAGGCGACCACAGGTGGCCAAGGCAGTGAATGGAACAATCTGGGCGGTCTCCTTTTTGGTAGTCTTGCCTGTTGTGATTTTTGCAAATGTGCAAAGGGAAGGAGGCATCTGCAACATCATATGGCCAGAGCCAGCCAACATCTGGGGAGCAGCATTTATAATCTACACCTCCACAGTTGGCTTTTTCTTTCCCTTGCTAGTCATCTGCATGTGCTATCTCCTAATCGTGATCAAAATTCGCAGCTCGGGAAAGAAGGTTCATGCCACTTCAACCAAACGGCGCAAATCGGAGCGCAAAGTCACGCGAATGGTGGTGATAGTAGTGGCTGTGTTTGTTTTCTGCTGGATGCCGTTTTACGCCCTCAACATCATAAACCTGGTGGAATCGCTGCGTGATGAGCCCCAAGGTCTGCATCTTTTTGTGGTGGTATTGTCTTACGCTAACAGCTGTGCTAACCCTATTGTGTATGGCTTCCTTTCGGACAACTTCAAACGGGGATTTCGAAAGGCTCTGTGCCGTTCAACTCGAAGGGTCGAGAACCACGAACCCACCAAGCAGCAGAATCAAGAGGAAGGAAGAAGAGTGCTGATGCCCAGGGAAAGCCTTAGAAGAACAGTCAGAGAtgaagaggatgaggatgaggaagagtaCAGGGAGGAAGTGACTGAGATGACAGAAATCTGCAGGATTACTCAGAACGCAAATGGAAACGGACAGCCTGAAAGTACACGAGCGCTTTTCTTAGAGAGACCCTCTGGTACAGGGGTTTCTGAGACATGTTCCCCAGACAGGAGAGGCACGGGGGTGGATGTTCTTGGTAAAGGACCAAGCTTTGGACCTGCTGCAACCCTGCTGAATGGGGCTAAAAATGGGAATGTGAAAACTCTGCCAGAGGAACCGGTGGAAAAGAACGCCTCACTGGAGATCAGCTACTTGTAA